A region from the Treponema sp. J25 genome encodes:
- a CDS encoding metallophosphoesterase family protein, whose product MSMKDVYRSLDNLIKECPQRSLQNGDRYVIMSDLHMGDGGSRDDLAHNRALIVKALHYYYAQGYTLILNGDIEDVQKFKYAQILTAWRDLFKIFNDFAQDNRFIKIVGNHDIALLHDTDYPYPLHHGYSFVKGNDRLFVFHGHQASKLFSEYDYISEFVVKFMAKPFHIKNGNVAHHSKRRFAVEKRIYRYAQDRKVIAIIGHTHRPLFESLSKYDSLRWSIEDLIREYALASGERREQIRITLTVYKAELERLEKQKLKEKISRSLYQASPLLVPCLFNSGCATGKKGLTCLEVSAERISLEYWTPRGQAKSYIHEEALRQENYEDFQKYTLKEDDLGHVFLRISLLGSES is encoded by the coding sequence ATGAGTATGAAAGATGTGTATCGATCCCTGGATAACCTTATAAAAGAATGTCCCCAACGGTCACTGCAGAACGGGGATCGTTATGTGATTATGAGTGACCTGCATATGGGTGACGGCGGAAGTCGGGACGATCTTGCCCATAATCGGGCGTTGATAGTCAAGGCGCTGCACTATTACTATGCCCAGGGATATACGCTTATTCTTAACGGAGATATCGAGGACGTTCAAAAATTTAAGTATGCCCAGATTCTAACTGCCTGGCGGGATCTTTTTAAGATTTTTAATGACTTTGCCCAGGATAATCGATTTATAAAAATTGTGGGAAACCACGATATAGCTCTCCTCCACGATACGGATTATCCCTATCCCTTGCATCACGGCTATTCCTTTGTTAAAGGAAATGATCGGCTCTTTGTTTTTCATGGTCATCAGGCATCCAAACTGTTTAGCGAATATGATTATATATCGGAGTTTGTCGTAAAATTTATGGCCAAGCCCTTCCATATAAAAAATGGGAATGTGGCCCACCACTCAAAACGAAGGTTTGCGGTGGAAAAACGGATTTACCGGTATGCCCAGGACCGCAAAGTAATTGCGATTATCGGTCATACCCACCGGCCCCTCTTTGAATCCCTTTCAAAGTATGATAGCCTGCGCTGGAGTATAGAAGACCTTATCCGTGAGTATGCCCTTGCTTCGGGGGAACGACGGGAACAAATACGGATCACCCTTACGGTGTACAAAGCTGAACTGGAACGACTGGAAAAACAAAAACTGAAAGAAAAGATTTCCCGAAGCCTTTATCAGGCAAGCCCTCTTTTGGTGCCCTGTCTTTTTAACTCCGGCTGTGCCACGGGAAAAAAGGGGCTTACCTGTTTAGAGGTAAGTGCGGAACGTATTTCTCTGGAATACTGGACACCCCGGGGACAGGCAAAATCGTACATCCATGAAGAAGCCCTCCGTCAGGAAAACTATGAGGATTTCCAGAAGTATACCCTTAAAGAGGATGACCTGGGGCATGTGTTTCTGCGAATTTCCCTCTTAGGAAGCGAAAGTTAA
- a CDS encoding acetyl-CoA carboxylase carboxyltransferase subunit alpha — translation MQKSLEKKLEELKELAQKQGIDVQEELSQIEAKIRAASKTEQAWRRVELARHPDRPYSLDYITRIFDNFIELHGDRYFADDPAIVGGLGFLNGMPVTIIANQKGRTLKENMRRNHGMANPEGYRKALRLAKQAEKFRRPIITFVDTSGAYPGLGAEERGIGEAIARNLMELSQLKTPIICVIIGEGGSGGALGICVGDKIYMLENAIYSVISPEGCASILLRDASRARDAAAMLRITSADLLEFKIVNGVIPEPPGGAHTDVDATARAIKEVLVRDLSDLCQRNPAVLVRYRNQKIRKIGHWHEGSDE, via the coding sequence ATGCAGAAAAGTCTTGAAAAAAAACTAGAAGAATTAAAAGAACTGGCCCAAAAGCAGGGCATTGATGTGCAGGAAGAACTCAGCCAGATTGAAGCGAAGATTCGGGCCGCATCAAAAACCGAACAGGCCTGGCGGCGGGTAGAACTGGCCCGTCATCCGGATCGCCCCTATTCATTAGACTATATTACCCGTATTTTTGATAACTTTATCGAACTCCACGGGGACCGCTATTTTGCGGATGACCCCGCCATTGTGGGAGGTCTGGGATTTTTGAATGGCATGCCCGTTACCATCATTGCCAACCAGAAGGGCCGAACCTTAAAGGAAAACATGCGCCGTAACCACGGCATGGCAAATCCCGAGGGGTATCGCAAGGCCCTGCGCCTTGCCAAGCAGGCAGAAAAATTCCGTCGCCCTATCATCACCTTTGTGGATACCTCCGGGGCCTATCCTGGACTTGGGGCGGAAGAACGGGGAATCGGGGAAGCCATCGCCCGGAACCTTATGGAATTGAGCCAGCTTAAGACGCCCATTATTTGTGTTATCATTGGGGAAGGCGGCTCCGGCGGTGCCCTGGGGATTTGCGTGGGAGATAAGATCTACATGCTTGAAAACGCCATCTACTCGGTGATTAGCCCCGAAGGCTGCGCTTCCATTCTTCTTCGGGATGCAAGCCGGGCGCGGGATGCGGCGGCCATGCTCAGGATTACCAGTGCGGATCTGTTAGAATTCAAGATCGTTAATGGAGTAATTCCTGAACCGCCGGGTGGGGCCCATACCGATGTGGATGCGACAGCCCGGGCCATCAAAGAAGTATTGGTCCGGGACCTTTCCGATTTGTGCCAGCGGAATCCGGCGGTACTGGTGCGATATCGAAACCAGAAGATCCGGAAAATTGGTCACTGGCACGAGGGCAGTGACGAATAA
- the accD gene encoding acetyl-CoA carboxylase, carboxyltransferase subunit beta: protein MSTENPCPSCGALHDEATIAAALKTCPSCGYHYRMEPAERLSYLVDPGSFVEFSANLRSLNPIDLAGYEEKLSEAEAKARMKEAVITGTAAIEGKPVVLALMSFNFMGGSMGSVVGEKITRALLKGAQERKPVIIYTTSGGARMQEGIFSLMQMAKTSSAVAELGKAGVPYFVVLCDPTTGGVTASFAMLADVTLAEPGALIGFAGPRVIEGTIRQKLPEGFQRAEFQLEKGFVDAIVPRKEQRRFLSLLIDLHRPACGNGQGWDVDETPQGLSREA, encoded by the coding sequence ATGTCCACTGAGAACCCCTGTCCCTCCTGTGGGGCCCTCCATGATGAAGCAACTATCGCGGCGGCCCTTAAAACCTGCCCATCCTGTGGCTATCATTACCGGATGGAGCCCGCCGAACGCCTTTCCTACCTGGTGGATCCGGGGAGCTTTGTGGAATTTTCGGCCAACCTCCGTTCGTTAAATCCCATTGATCTTGCGGGCTACGAAGAAAAGCTTTCTGAAGCAGAGGCCAAAGCCCGGATGAAAGAGGCGGTTATCACCGGCACCGCCGCCATCGAGGGAAAGCCCGTGGTGTTGGCCCTTATGTCCTTTAATTTTATGGGAGGATCCATGGGCTCGGTAGTGGGAGAAAAGATAACCCGGGCCCTTCTTAAGGGGGCCCAGGAGCGAAAACCGGTGATTATTTATACCACCAGCGGGGGAGCCCGCATGCAGGAAGGGATTTTTTCCCTCATGCAGATGGCCAAAACCTCCAGCGCCGTGGCGGAACTCGGGAAGGCCGGGGTTCCCTATTTTGTGGTACTCTGTGATCCCACCACAGGCGGGGTGACCGCCAGTTTTGCCATGCTCGCCGATGTGACACTGGCTGAACCGGGGGCGCTCATTGGTTTTGCGGGTCCCCGGGTTATCGAGGGAACCATCCGACAAAAATTGCCCGAGGGCTTCCAGCGGGCCGAATTCCAGCTGGAAAAGGGTTTTGTAGATGCGATCGTGCCGCGAAAGGAACAGCGCCGTTTCCTTTCCCTCCTCATCGATCTGCATCGTCCTGCCTGTGGAAACGGTCAGGGATGGGATGTGGACGAAACGCCCCAGGGGCTTTCCAGGGAGGCCTAG